One region of Chitinophaga varians genomic DNA includes:
- a CDS encoding MFS transporter produces MTYLTRTVWILSCISLVTDIASEMLYPVMPIYLQSIGFSVLLIGVLEGIAEATAGLSKGYFGKLSDHTGRRTPFIRLGYGLSAVSKPMMAVFVYPLWIFFARAVDRLGKGIRTGARDALLSDEATTATKGRVFGFHRSMDTLGAVLGPSLALLFLYYYPGRYRNMFLLAFIPGLLAIVFSLYLKERSATPKEKTEPVRFFAFLGYWKESPAIYRKLVVGLLIFTLSNSSDVFLLLRIKQAGLGDTATIGIYIFYNLVYALAAFPLGILADRIGLKKIFIAGLVLFVLVYAGMSITGNWYWYGSLFLLYGLYAAATEGISKAWISNITSKADTATAIGTFTGFQSICTMAASSLTGWIWFQFGAVAAFLATAGMAFMVVVYLLFFVPAPDTAV; encoded by the coding sequence ATGACTTACCTGACACGCACTGTCTGGATATTATCCTGTATTAGCCTGGTAACGGACATTGCCAGTGAGATGCTTTATCCCGTTATGCCGATATACCTGCAAAGCATCGGCTTTTCCGTATTGTTGATCGGTGTGCTGGAAGGCATCGCGGAGGCCACTGCCGGTTTAAGTAAAGGATATTTCGGAAAGTTATCAGACCATACCGGCAGGCGTACGCCGTTTATTCGCCTGGGGTATGGTCTGAGTGCCGTCTCCAAACCAATGATGGCGGTCTTTGTTTACCCGCTCTGGATATTTTTCGCCCGGGCTGTTGACAGACTGGGAAAAGGCATCCGCACAGGCGCCAGGGATGCATTGTTGTCTGATGAGGCAACCACCGCTACCAAAGGCCGTGTGTTTGGCTTTCACCGTTCCATGGACACACTGGGCGCGGTGTTGGGGCCTTCGCTGGCGCTGTTGTTCCTCTATTATTACCCAGGCCGTTACCGCAATATGTTCCTGTTGGCTTTTATTCCCGGGTTACTGGCCATCGTTTTTTCGTTATACCTCAAAGAACGTTCTGCTACTCCCAAAGAGAAAACCGAGCCTGTCCGTTTTTTTGCTTTTTTAGGTTACTGGAAAGAAAGTCCTGCCATATACCGCAAACTGGTAGTGGGTTTGCTGATATTTACCTTAAGCAATAGCTCCGATGTCTTTTTGCTGTTGCGGATAAAACAGGCCGGTCTGGGTGATACCGCCACTATTGGCATTTATATTTTTTACAATCTCGTATATGCATTGGCGGCTTTCCCGCTGGGCATACTGGCAGACCGTATCGGCCTGAAAAAAATATTTATAGCAGGGCTGGTGTTGTTTGTGCTGGTATATGCGGGAATGAGCATTACCGGAAACTGGTATTGGTACGGCAGCTTGTTTTTACTATACGGATTGTATGCTGCAGCTACGGAAGGAATTTCTAAAGCCTGGATCAGCAATATCACGAGCAAAGCCGATACGGCCACGGCTATCGGTACTTTTACCGGTTTTCAGAGTATTTGCACTATGGCGGCAAGTTCCCTCACCGGTTGGATATGGTTCCAGTTTGGAGCGGTGGCCGCTTTCCTGGCAACGGCCGGCATGGCCTTCATGGTAGTAGTTTATCTGTTGTTTTTTGTTCCTGCGCCGGATACTGCTGTATAA
- a CDS encoding FAD:protein FMN transferase, whose amino-acid sequence MKMILLLLMSVCTVAAIQAQERPLKLVACEGKAQGTYYIVKYLAPDTTSLQGRIDSVFAVIDQSLSLYRPGSLINQFNASGDVKMDEHMRNVVDKAIYASKATNGIFDITVKPLVYLWGFGVTKPSFKGVPPADSIKKALSYVGYRYLSVKGDHLTTTKKGVQIDCNGIAQGYTVDVLGRFLEQQGIQNYLVDVGGELCAKGVNQQGKSWRIGVERPSPGDTTYEPIQAMVELKDKGIATSGNYRRFFDQGRTRFAHTIDPVTGVALHNHIISVTVIAKDCFTADAFDNPLILMGVEKGLKFIAQHPAYGLEALYIYKAADGSIKEAYSKGFSRYFFVP is encoded by the coding sequence ATGAAGATGATTTTATTGCTTTTGATGAGCGTGTGTACTGTGGCTGCAATACAGGCGCAGGAGCGACCGCTGAAACTGGTGGCTTGTGAAGGAAAGGCGCAGGGCACCTATTACATCGTGAAATACCTGGCTCCGGACACGACGTCGCTGCAGGGCCGTATTGATTCAGTGTTTGCGGTGATTGACCAGTCGCTGTCGTTGTACAGGCCCGGTTCCCTCATCAACCAATTCAACGCCTCCGGCGATGTGAAAATGGACGAGCATATGCGGAACGTAGTGGATAAAGCTATCTATGCCAGTAAAGCGACCAACGGCATTTTTGACATTACGGTGAAACCGCTGGTATATCTCTGGGGGTTCGGTGTGACCAAACCTTCTTTCAAAGGTGTACCGCCGGCAGACAGCATCAAAAAGGCATTATCGTATGTGGGTTACCGTTATTTATCCGTAAAAGGTGATCATCTCACTACAACAAAAAAAGGTGTACAGATAGATTGTAATGGTATTGCGCAGGGATATACGGTAGATGTGCTGGGGAGGTTCCTGGAGCAGCAGGGCATTCAAAATTATCTCGTGGACGTAGGAGGGGAGCTGTGTGCCAAAGGCGTGAACCAGCAGGGTAAAAGCTGGCGTATTGGCGTTGAGCGGCCATCGCCCGGCGACACCACGTATGAACCGATACAGGCCATGGTGGAACTGAAGGATAAAGGTATTGCCACCAGCGGCAACTATCGCCGTTTTTTTGACCAGGGGCGTACCCGTTTTGCGCATACCATTGATCCGGTGACGGGCGTGGCCTTGCACAATCACATCATCAGCGTGACCGTGATAGCGAAAGATTGTTTTACCGCAGATGCATTTGATAATCCCCTGATATTAATGGGAGTGGAAAAAGGATTGAAATTTATAGCACAACATCCGGCGTACGGACTGGAAGCGCTGTACATCTACAAGGCTGCGGATGGCAGCATCAAAGAGGCTTACAGCAAAGGTTTCAGCCGGTACTTTTTTGTGCCATAA
- a CDS encoding outer membrane beta-barrel protein codes for MKKIKNWLLIFAGCIAAQAVSAQSRPPLSIDLNYSIAQPFGSVKDYANKTSFRGWSAGLSYMLNDRLSVGVRSGFQDFYERLPRAVYPDKQGDVSAVQSRTLQVIPLQATVGYAFTPATSTVIPYGVLGIGAANMNYEKYWGEFVDKKNSWQFMVSPEVGINVPFGRYSPVMFNANVRYNYAPYKFNEITSFNSIQGNIGIKVHIH; via the coding sequence ATGAAAAAGATAAAAAACTGGCTGCTGATTTTTGCGGGATGTATCGCTGCACAGGCTGTGTCTGCGCAAAGCCGTCCGCCTTTGTCCATAGACCTCAACTATTCCATTGCCCAACCTTTTGGTTCTGTAAAGGACTATGCCAATAAAACCAGCTTCCGTGGCTGGTCCGCCGGCCTGTCCTATATGCTGAACGACCGCCTGTCTGTGGGCGTTCGCAGCGGATTCCAGGATTTCTACGAGAGACTGCCCCGCGCGGTATATCCAGATAAACAAGGAGACGTATCTGCGGTACAGTCCCGCACCTTGCAGGTAATACCGTTGCAAGCCACTGTGGGCTATGCCTTCACGCCTGCCACCAGCACAGTTATTCCTTATGGTGTGCTCGGTATTGGCGCGGCTAATATGAACTATGAAAAATACTGGGGCGAGTTTGTAGACAAGAAAAACAGCTGGCAGTTCATGGTCAGCCCGGAAGTAGGCATCAACGTGCCTTTCGGCCGCTACTCACCGGTCATGTTCAACGCCAATGTACGGTACAACTATGCGCCGTACAAGTTCAACGAGATCACCAGCTTTAATAGCATTCAGGGAAATATTGGTATTAAAGTACACATACACTAA